The Methanosarcina acetivorans C2A genome includes the window TCTTAATCAGTCAAAGCCTCTTTTACTTGTTAATAACATCGTTCACGAGCCGGAGTATTTTCACCCAACTTTTCACCCAACTTTTCACCCAACTTTTCACCCAACTTTTCACCCAACTTTTCACCCAATTTACTCTCAGGAGTTAAGTTCTCTGTTTTCCAGATTAACTTCCCAATAGCCACCTTTATCTGGACCTATCCTTTTTAAAAGTCCTTTGTCTTTGAGATTTGCAATCTGTTTTTCAACTGCACGCGAACTAATCCCTAATAGTGTGGCTAGTTCCTGAGCAGAAATGTATTTATTTTCTGAGATAAAGTGGAGTATTTTCTCCGAACTTTTCTCCGAACTTTTCTCCGAACTTTTCTCCGAACCTTCACTTAACTCAATTTCAGAAATTGCTTTCAACCTTCGGAAAATGACGGAAAAACCACTATCAAAAGAGAACTCCACCGAGGACCTTTCATTTTCAGCCACAGCCTGTTTAATCCGGTTTATTCCGGTGCCGACCTTTTCGATGTAATTTATGCGGTTTAAGAGGGATGCAATAAGCGGATTGCGGGCAACGCTCTTGCGTCCGAAATCCGAAGGTTTCAGGCCGCTTGGCAGTCCGCCGGGATTGGAGATCTCAACTCTGTCATCAAAAACCTCGATAAGTACGTTTCCGCTTTTGTCAAAATAGTCACGGTGACAGACAGCGTTAATAATGGCTTCCCTGAGGGCTACATCCGGAATATCGGGGATCTCTTCCCGCTGCAATTTCTCAATCTTATACTGCACATTTGTGTGCCTTTTGACGAAAAGAATTGCATTGTTAATGTTTTCAACAATATTTCCCTTGAAATCCTTCTTATCAAGGATATTCACTTTTTCCGTTCCCTTATACAAAACACAGACAACAATTGCATGATTTAACAGAAAATCGATGTCTCTGGCAAAGAACAAAACTCCGGCATTGGTAAATTTTCCATCCTCAGTTATGCAATCTAGATTTTTGAGCAAAGTCATTCTGTCAATAGAATGGGTGATTCCTGCCAGATTAAGGAAGGTTTCAAATGCCTTTTCATCAAAATCTGATTCAAAAACCGCTTTATCGTTTTTCAGCTCATCAAAATGGACCCTGCCCTCTTTCTGGAAAAACTCGATAATCTCATTGCGGGTAAGTTTCTGGGAATTTGCCCCGTTTCGAATAAAGAACCCTCTGGAACAGGCGTAAGGTTTGTCGTTTCCGTCCAGTACATCAACTATGATAAGGTTATCTTTGATTTCTATGCCAACATTAAGATTGGGCTGCAATTGTCTGAGGGAGTCCTGAATTCTCGATCTAAAATTATTATCGGTATTTATTCCCTTTATAATTCCTTTATCGGAAACTCCGAGGATAACCTTACCTCCACTGGAATTGGCAAAAGCACAAACCTCCTCGATAAAC containing:
- a CDS encoding AlbA family DNA-binding domain-containing protein — encoded protein: MNSWIEEIIEAGEGYHIEFKESLDKSFIEEVCAFANSSGGKVILGVSDKGIIKGINTDNNFRSRIQDSLRQLQPNLNVGIEIKDNLIIVDVLDGNDKPYACSRGFFIRNGANSQKLTRNEIIEFFQKEGRVHFDELKNDKAVFESDFDEKAFETFLNLAGITHSIDRMTLLKNLDCITEDGKFTNAGVLFFARDIDFLLNHAIVVCVLYKGTEKVNILDKKDFKGNIVENINNAILFVKRHTNVQYKIEKLQREEIPDIPDVALREAIINAVCHRDYFDKSGNVLIEVFDDRVEISNPGGLPSGLKPSDFGRKSVARNPLIASLLNRINYIEKVGTGINRIKQAVAENERSSVEFSFDSGFSVIFRRLKAISEIELSEGSEKSSEKSSEKSSEKILHFISENKYISAQELATLLGISSRAVEKQIANLKDKGLLKRIGPDKGGYWEVNLENRELNS